A stretch of the Aminipila terrae genome encodes the following:
- a CDS encoding GDSL-type esterase/lipase family protein has product MAGKLKIVFIGNSIINGFPYDRNQEFVSLYRDASGNDVINKGVNGDTVRGVMGRFSQDVLAEKPDIVIILVGTNEFIYKEASPEQCMKDIINLIELAQNQGIEPVLMTPIPLEPTMAKSRWMVCDDVDYEEVQQQIIQLKKQINTYGRENHIRVIDAYYAFSEFVSMVGEQTAYYDGIHPTREGHRFLAEIVGNFL; this is encoded by the coding sequence ATGGCAGGTAAGCTAAAAATAGTGTTTATAGGAAACAGTATCATCAATGGTTTCCCTTATGACAGAAACCAGGAATTTGTAAGTCTTTACAGGGATGCCTCAGGAAATGATGTGATTAATAAAGGAGTCAATGGAGATACAGTCCGTGGGGTCATGGGAAGATTCTCACAGGATGTGCTGGCAGAAAAACCAGATATCGTAATTATTCTTGTAGGCACCAACGAGTTTATCTATAAGGAAGCTTCGCCTGAGCAATGCATGAAAGATATAATTAATTTAATTGAGCTTGCACAAAATCAGGGGATTGAACCAGTATTGATGACCCCTATACCTCTTGAACCCACAATGGCTAAGTCCCGATGGATGGTTTGCGATGATGTGGACTATGAGGAAGTTCAGCAGCAGATAATCCAGTTGAAAAAACAGATAAATACCTATGGCAGAGAAAACCATATCAGAGTGATAGACGCATATTACGCTTTTTCAGAATTTGTGTCTATGGTGGGTGAACAGACCGCCTATTATGATGGCATTCATCCAACCAGAGAAGGACATAGATTTTTAGCAGAGATAGTTGGCAATTTCCTATAA